In one window of Candidatus Avedoeria danica DNA:
- a CDS encoding VWA domain-containing protein yields the protein MRRLRSMGVAVGLGLIALAGLAMVHGDPAKASPAQAGLQQGTLKSSCVAIQKKTADPQMVLLGETVDVTLTVTALCAGESFPLHIVLVLDSSGSMAGEPNQQLRKAGRELIDRLDMKDNPGTQVGVVSFASSAKVLCQLTNRESQASSCVGRVGAAGGTCIDCGIKTGLGVMNRGRSGAGDRDSIREVMVVVSDGENNAGCPPVIAAAGQAKGQGILVITVCVGGGCDVQCMRSAATSPRYFFEARQSSQLGQIFDTIRRQFQNIILKRLTVIDNIPDNMQYIENSALPEPNGHGANWEYLEWAQTHIPKEGVTFSFKLRPLELGYHPTNNGAYGTYTDNKNRSGEFTFRDPWVLVLKADPQATSTAPPPPPPTPTPTPTNTIGPTVTPTNTPTVTPTPRPGPIYLPISVKEYCEDELVDVALVIDMSTSMNRPSEDGGQKKAAVISAAKAFVNMLRLTPDHLGHHDQVAIVGFNDDAWIEAKLSNNRGAILAALDNLERRQKEGTRLDKAFDKGMEALPPALRHSYSTPIMVMLTDGLPNRVPIHPVTGNQEGTVIDAAQRANDAGITVYTIGFGRADAPELIDRVLPSLLQTCASRPSLSFIEPRGDRIQSIYAQIADTFSCSGRHDWGQPWPPAGRGTN from the coding sequence ATGCGCCGGTTACGATCGATGGGGGTGGCGGTCGGCCTCGGGCTGATCGCGTTGGCAGGCTTGGCGATGGTCCATGGGGATCCGGCCAAGGCCAGCCCGGCACAGGCCGGGTTGCAGCAGGGGACGCTCAAGAGTTCATGCGTCGCCATTCAGAAGAAGACGGCAGATCCGCAGATGGTGCTGCTCGGTGAAACGGTTGACGTGACGTTGACCGTGACCGCGTTGTGCGCCGGAGAGTCGTTCCCGTTGCACATCGTGCTCGTGCTGGACTCGTCCGGCTCGATGGCCGGTGAACCGAACCAGCAGCTGCGCAAGGCGGGGCGCGAGCTCATCGACCGCTTGGACATGAAAGACAACCCGGGCACGCAGGTCGGCGTCGTTTCCTTCGCCTCGTCGGCCAAGGTGCTCTGCCAGCTGACGAACCGTGAGAGCCAGGCGTCCAGCTGCGTCGGGCGCGTCGGTGCCGCCGGCGGGACGTGCATCGACTGCGGGATCAAGACCGGCCTCGGTGTGATGAACCGCGGCCGCTCGGGCGCCGGCGACCGCGACTCGATCCGCGAGGTGATGGTCGTCGTCTCGGACGGCGAGAACAACGCTGGCTGCCCGCCCGTGATCGCGGCTGCCGGTCAGGCCAAGGGACAGGGCATCCTCGTCATCACGGTCTGCGTCGGCGGCGGCTGCGACGTGCAGTGCATGCGCTCGGCGGCGACGAGCCCGCGCTACTTCTTCGAGGCGCGCCAGTCCAGCCAGCTCGGCCAGATCTTCGATACGATCCGCCGCCAGTTCCAGAACATCATCCTCAAGCGGCTGACCGTGATCGACAACATCCCCGACAACATGCAGTACATCGAGAACTCGGCGCTGCCCGAACCGAACGGCCATGGGGCGAACTGGGAGTACCTCGAGTGGGCCCAGACGCACATCCCGAAGGAAGGCGTCACCTTCTCCTTCAAGCTCCGACCGCTCGAGCTTGGCTACCACCCGACAAACAACGGCGCGTACGGCACGTACACGGACAACAAGAACCGCAGCGGTGAGTTCACGTTCCGTGACCCGTGGGTGCTCGTGTTGAAGGCCGACCCGCAGGCCACCAGCACCGCCCCGCCGCCGCCGCCGCCGACCCCGACCCCGACCCCGACGAACACGATCGGCCCGACGGTCACGCCGACGAACACCCCGACAGTCACCCCGACACCGCGGCCGGGACCGATCTACCTCCCGATCTCGGTCAAGGAGTACTGCGAGGACGAACTCGTCGACGTCGCGCTCGTCATCGACATGTCGACGAGCATGAACCGGCCCAGCGAGGACGGCGGGCAGAAGAAGGCCGCCGTGATCAGCGCCGCCAAGGCGTTCGTCAACATGCTGCGCCTGACGCCGGACCACCTTGGGCACCACGACCAGGTCGCCATCGTCGGATTCAACGACGACGCCTGGATCGAAGCCAAGCTGTCCAACAACCGCGGCGCGATCCTCGCCGCCCTCGACAACCTCGAGCGGCGCCAGAAGGAAGGCACGCGCCTGGACAAGGCGTTCGACAAGGGCATGGAGGCGTTGCCGCCGGCCCTGCGCCACAGCTACAGCACGCCGATCATGGTCATGCTGACGGACGGCCTGCCCAACCGCGTGCCGATCCATCCGGTGACCGGCAATCAGGAGGGCACGGTCATCGATGCCGCCCAGCGGGCCAACGACGCCGGCATCACGGTCTACACGATCGGGTTCGGCCGGGCCGATGCGCCCGAGCTGATCGATCGGGTGCTGCCGTCGCTGCTCCAAACGTGTGCATCTCGCCCGAGCTTGAGCTTCATCGAGCCGCGCGGCGATCGGATCCAGAGCATCTACGCTCAGATCGCCGACACGTTCTCGTGCAGCGGTCGCCACGACTGGGGCCAGCCGTGGCCGCCGGCCGGACGAGGGACCAATTGA